A segment of the Gossypium hirsutum isolate 1008001.06 chromosome D10, Gossypium_hirsutum_v2.1, whole genome shotgun sequence genome:
TACCAAGCACATCTCACCACCCCATACAATCTCTAATACTAGAAGGAGAAATAACTTGTTAATCTCGTCTTAAACAGAAAAAACATTCTACAACAGGCCATAGGTGTcaaaaggaagagaaaaagaaagagaatttctaataaaattaaaattctttattagAAGGGCAAAAACCTGCTACAattattaatgaattaaaaaacaTGTAAAAAAGATTCATGAGAATTAATTACAGACAATAGCAACCTCTGAATGAAAGAAGTTAAACAAAGACAATGAAACAAAAATCTTTTTGAAATATTACAACCTAAGCACCTGTTGAAAATCCTTTAGTGCTTCCTTAAACTTCCCCATGGCAAGATAAGCTGCTCCTCGTCTGTAATAACCCTGTAAGTTAGAGAACCATCAGAACAAGAACAAAAATATATACTGCATAAGAGGTTGAATCACTTTAGTAGATAAAGCATGCCTTCGAATATTTAGGATCCACTTCAATTGCCTTAGTAGCATTCTGTATGGCACTACCATACTCTTCGAATTTGGTGTGAGCTTCAGCACAATTGAACACAACGATATTGCAAAAATCACTATCATAATCCTCGTACATGCATTTGACTATAAACATTCTGCACTTTAAACATTCTGCACTTTCTCTATGCAGAATCaaacacttttaaaaaaaaagccaATGGAAGAAAtacttgttaaaaaaaaaaaactaaacacaaCCAGAATTCACTTCAAAGAGTTCAAACAAATTTCATGCCCTCTCAAACAAATTTCATGCCCTCCAAGCCAATGGAAGAAATAACCCACGTTGCTTAATAAAACCTCCATGTTGTTTATAACAATTTTACTTCAAAATAGAAGTGTTCAATAGGTATAACAGACAAGAAGACATACTCCAGACTAAAGAGAAAATATATCAGCACTAAAGATGAAATAAAAGACCTCCCTAAAATCCACTGAAATAGgagaaaggaaaatgaaagaaaatctcCCGAAAAGCACCCAAAATAGCTCACTGAACCCAagaaccaaaaataaattatgagatCCAAAATCGACGGGGGTGaaagaaaaaatttaacattaaaaaatgaaagaaaaaacagAGAATTAAACGCGTTCCAAGTCAATTTCAAAAGGAGGATTGGGGATTCTCATCTCATATTCCAGATACTAAGGGTTCATATGTTCAAGAACTTCAAAGATGAAGCAAATAACAAGTTCTAATTTTTCCAAAGAATTCATTATAATAATTCCAACTGTAAATTCAATTGCAAAGTAACCTGATATGGCTTTCTGGCCACAGTTTTTCCATCAGCTTTCTCATCAAATTCTCCTTCCTTCCTCTTTGCCTTTCCTTCACAATTTGCCGCTATATGGCCCATCTGACCGCATATGAAGAATTTATCTTGCCCAGGGGTGAAGAAAatctgaaaatatttcataaaccCTGTTACTTTTGGGCCAGGAGGGAACATGATAATAGAATGATAAAACATCCTTCGAAGTAAATGATAACAGAGAGAAAAAAGTGGTATCATTTTCTGAGTAAACGAACAGAAAACGTAACTGAAATGCAGAAGAGaaagtgaaaaattaaaacaGATAAAGAAGTTGTATGTTGAAGgaaatggaaataaatgattGAGAAGAAGTTGAGAAAAGCAAAGTCACATGAAGAAttaaaaacagataaagaaggaAATAAATGATTGAGAAGAAGTTGAGAAAACTTTACCTTGGGAATgttgaaggaaagaaagaggCTTCAGAGTCACATGAGAAACAGATAAAGTATGAGCTCTTCTGAGCTGTATGCAAAAAGAGGGAGAGAGGggaagatgatgatgaagacTGTGGTGGCAGAGAGAAACACTTGGCTGTTTTGGGGATACCAATTTTAGGGGGAAAATTTAGGGGTTTCAGGGGAATTTTGGAATAAAAGCGTGTAAAAGTGAAATAATTTTTGTGACgtttttttttgaatgaaaatgccataaaaaattatttcattttgaacaaaataacGTTATTTTActatgctaaattttttttatttttttataaattgatttattaattatacctaaatatccatatcaatctattactttttttaacttatttattaattctatttaaactaataattaaatatatcaaatagtttagattaatttttttaactataaaagcattaattaattgtataaaattttatcatttaacaaatctcaagtaaacattaaccttaaaccctagattaaccattcaatacatataaagtctatatattatatatctcttaaataatttaaattatactcataatttcaatatatttaattcattattatctcttttacaattatataagaacatatttaaaatataaattaaaaaataattaatctaaacccaaaaccctaacccgaCCCTTGAATCCTTAACTTTTAACCCCTAACGCAtttaacccctaaacccctaacccctaaaccttaaatcccaacccttaaaccataatccctaatccataatctctaaacccatactccctaaaccttaaaatatgaactcctaaaccggccttaaatcttaaataaatcatataccctaaaccaaaaaccctaaacaaatttattattatctcttttacaattatataagaacatatttaaaatataaattaaaaaaattaatctaaacgcCCAAAATCCTAACTCGACCCctaaatccctaaaccttaaatctctaactcttaacccctaacgTTTAACCCCTAAACCCATAAACCCCTTTCTCAGCCTAAAAAACCTAGCTAGTATTAATTTCTAATGGGTATTAGACCAAGTAACAACCTCATTTGtcctttttcattcattttcagtTCTTACTCTTGAGTAGGTACTATTAGGTCATTGTTGTGTTCATGTTTGattaactaaatataaaattatttttggtaataaaattatcaatatataatattatttatcacgatatttggtgttttatattactttctttgatttatttaatcgaactatcaaaatttattattcttaaaaaaatttattctattttttatttacaacacaacaatttaagttttatgatattttattttactcataatttaatatatttttctagtaaagtagtttaaataaactgtgattgaaaaataataataaaaagttaggagttaggagttaggacttctctttacactacaccaaaacaggcttttagtggcacttttagtggcgtttatacAAAAAAACCGGAACAAATCgtacattagcggcgctttactgAAAACGCCGCAACCGAttgagtattagcggcgtttctataaaaacgccgcaaaaactAAACCCAGACGACGTCGTTTGGAGAAACTTCGGtgacattagtggcgtttttcgaATAGCGCCGCTAATAATATGAGTATTAGAGGCGTTTCtgtaaaaatgccgcaaaaactAAAACCCAGACGACGTCGTTTGGAGACACTTCGGtgacattagtggcgttttttgaaTAGCGCCACTAATAATatgagtattagcggcgtttctataaaaatgccgcaaaaactAAACCCCAGACGACATCGTTTGGAGACACTTCGGTGactttagtggcatttttctaatagcgccgctaataatatgagtattagcggcgtttctaCAAAAACTCCGGAAAAACTAAAACCCAAATGACTTCGTTTGGAGACACTTTGGTGACATTAGTGGCGTTTTCCGAGTAGCGCCGCTAATAATATGAGTATTAGCGACGTTTtgtataaaaacgccgcaaaaactAAAACCCAGACGACGTCGTCTGGAGACACTTCTGtgacattagtggcgttttttgaatagcgccgctaataatatgagtattagcggcgtttctataaaaatgccgcaaaaactAAACCCCAGACGACATCGTTTGGAGACACTTCGGTgactttagtggcatttttagaTTAGCGCCGCAAATAATAtaggttttagcggcgtttttgttaaAGCGCCGCAAATGTTCTGGGTTTTTTCGGCGTTTCTGCTTAAGCACCGCTAAAAACATTTTAccttaattggtttatttattaattttttaaaattgaacctattcctaattgaatatttaaaatctttagaaaaaaataacacatagaaataatttgaaataaaagacatggaaaaattgaaagactattatttaaaataattttaaagttatatGTAAACTTGATTACTATtgctttttaatttatatattaaaaaatttcttatataatcgtaaaagagatattaataattttaaaatattgaattaattatcactatatatagtttagggttttcaatttagggtatatgataaatttaagatttaaggtcgGTTTAAtagttcatattttaaggttttaATTTAGGTAGGGAATATATATGTGGATTTAGGTATTATGGATTAGGTATATTATGGTTTAattaagggttgggatttaaggtttaagggttaggggttaggggtgtagGGGGTAGATGTtagggttaagagttagggatttagggtttaaggttccAGGGGTCGAGTTAggattttgtgtttagattattatttatttatattttaaatacgtTATTATGTAGTTGTAaaagataatatataataaaattgtttagagtttttaattagtttagggtataggataaatttaaaatttaaggccggtttaggagttcatatttaaattaaggtttagggagtactatatatatggatttagggattatggattagggattaaGGGTTGGTCGGGATTTATGGTTTAGGTGTTAGTGGTTTAATAAGGGGTTGCACGTTTgtggttaagagttagggatttaagaggtttagggttttaagaggGTCGGGTTagagttttgggtttagattattattatttatttatattttaaatatatgttctTATGCattaattgtaaaagatgtataatttagggtttaaattatgCCTTGAGAGAGATATATAgacttaaatatttatatcatttcaATGGTTAAGGTTAAGGTTCACTTGAgatttgaaattttatacaattaattaattaatgcttttatattttaaaaaaattgaatctaaaccatttgatatatttaaatataaccttaaatagaaataataaataagttaaaaaaagtaatagCTTGCTATGAATAATTTAGATATTacttaagaaataaaattaaatttaaatttaaaatacaaaaataaaaatgaaatataaaaactctaaa
Coding sequences within it:
- the LOC107914523 gene encoding serine/threonine-protein phosphatase 5 isoform X1, encoding MRKLMEKLWPESHIRESAECLKCRMFIVKCMYEDYDSDFCNIVVFNCAEAHTKFEEYGSAIQNATKAIEVDPKYSKGYYRRGAAYLAMGKFKEALKDFQQVLRLIAFHYEV
- the LOC107914523 gene encoding serine/threonine-protein phosphatase 5 isoform X2 produces the protein MRKLMEKLWPESHIRESAECLKCRMFIVKCMYEDYDSDFCNIVVFNCAEAHTKFEEYGSAIQNATKAIEVDPKYSKGYYRRGAAYLAMGKFKEALKDFQQVNSFPL